Genomic DNA from Niallia circulans:
CTACTTCCGTTTGTAGTTCAAATATCAATCAATTTCTTTTCTGTAATCACTACGAATAAATTGATTATAGCTAGTTTATCACTAATTTTCTTTTTAACTATAAATATCTTAGTTTCATATTTTTTATATTATAAAATTGAAATCCTTTTTATTAAAATGGGAAAGAATCTTTTAAGAATCCAAAATTCAAATAGAAATGAAGGTATAAAACAAAGTAGTTAGAGTTAGTTTTAAGTTTTGTTTTTCTTTAGGTGATTTGTGAAAATAGTAATAGAATATAAAAAATACTGAACATAAAGGATATTATGTTCAGTATTTTTTATATTCTTTGTTATGATATTATCTTAGAAGTATAAATCAATACTATAACCTGAATTTTTCCATCGTATCATTAAGCTCTTTTGACATTTCATTAAGTTCATTAATTAATCTGCCTACTTGCTCATTAGTTGCAGTTTGGCTTTCAGAAGCAGAAGCGACAGCATTAACATGGTCCACATTTTCACTTGCGATTGCAGCTAATTCCTCAGAAGAGGCTGTTATTTCCTCAACACTTGCGGACAGCTCCTCAGAAGTAGTGGATATTTCTTGAATTTGAGCAACAATATTTTCAATGGAAGCAAGAATGTTTTTAAAGGCTAGTCCAGCATTATTAGCAGAGAACAAGCTGCTTTCCATTTCACTTTTACTTTTAATAGTCGAAGTGACCGCCGTTTCTGTATCATGTTTAACTGCTTGAATCAAATCAGCAATTTCCTTTGCAGATTCCTTCGAGTTCTCCGCTAGCTTTCTAACCTCTGTCGCAACAACAGCAAACCCTTTACCGTGCTCACCAGCTCTTGCTGCTTCAATTGTTGCATTAAGAGCGAGCAAGTTTGTTTGCTCAGCGATATTAGTGATAACCTCCGAAATCGCGCCGATTCTGTTTGTTCTTTCTCCCAGGTTTTCCATAACAGATACTGTTTCATTGACAGTTGTGTTAAGACCTTTTAACTCGTCTAAAGTATCTTGAATAACTTTATTGCCTTCATTAGCAGCGTCATTCACACGTACAGAATAATCAGCGACAGATGACGAAGAGTTTGCAATAAGTTCAATGCCTTTTGCCCCTTCAGCCATCGTAGCTGCCATATCATTAGCTGTATCCTTTTGCAGTAAAGAACCAGTGGTTACTTGTTCAAATGATTCTAAAATTCCGCTTGACTGCGCCTCCAAATCCTGTCTTGCTGTGAGCAATTGACTCGAAGTGTCTAATAATCTGCCTTCTGTCGTTTTAATGCGGTCAATCATGCCAACTAAGCTTGCGACCATTGTATTAACAGCATTAGCCAGCTGCTGGAACTCATCTCTGCTATTGAAATGAAGTGGTTCACCAGATAAATCATTATCACTGATTTGTGTAAGTCTTCTCTCAATCACTTTAATTGGTTTTACAACAGTGTAGATTAACCAAGCTGCTACAGCAAGCGCTATAATAGCCGTCAAAACTGCCATAACCATAAACACATTCTTTTGAGCATGATTTTCAGAAATGATGTTATCTCCTGTATTTATTAGTTGCTGATCTACAGAATTCTTAATCTTGTCCCAAGCATCCATTGCATCTGTCGACCAAACTTGGCAGTATTGTTCCATTAACGGAATTGCCGCATCGAAACCGCCCTCTTCATATGCAGGAATTACTTGGTCGGTAATAAGATTATTCCATTTTTCCGTTTTAGCCACAGCATCTGCATAATCTGCGTTATCTCCTAATAACTTTTCCATTTCATCCATTAATACAGCAGAC
This window encodes:
- a CDS encoding methyl-accepting chemotaxis protein, translated to MGIRRKVFIGFGAILLFIIGFAVVGYWGNDRADNQMTKLIDKDYRLVSLANTLEENLSQRVIMARGYVLYGDEKYIEQFTENAEESAVLMDEMEKLLGDNADYADAVAKTEKWNNLITDQVIPAYEEGGFDAAIPLMEQYCQVWSTDAMDAWDKIKNSVDQQLINTGDNIISENHAQKNVFMVMAVLTAIIALAVAAWLIYTVVKPIKVIERRLTQISDNDLSGEPLHFNSRDEFQQLANAVNTMVASLVGMIDRIKTTEGRLLDTSSQLLTARQDLEAQSSGILESFEQVTTGSLLQKDTANDMAATMAEGAKGIELIANSSSSVADYSVRVNDAANEGNKVIQDTLDELKGLNTTVNETVSVMENLGERTNRIGAISEVITNIAEQTNLLALNATIEAARAGEHGKGFAVVATEVRKLAENSKESAKEIADLIQAVKHDTETAVTSTIKSKSEMESSLFSANNAGLAFKNILASIENIVAQIQEISTTSEELSASVEEITASSEELAAIASENVDHVNAVASASESQTATNEQVGRLINELNEMSKELNDTMEKFRL